A single region of the Aquarana catesbeiana isolate 2022-GZ linkage group LG07, ASM4218655v1, whole genome shotgun sequence genome encodes:
- the MYOC gene encoding myocilin has protein sequence MGFFTLHILVPLVFCLAQGSSQLRRANDRQGQCTYTFTVPSPSEGSCTEPGEAMTSIRELQRENAARTQETAGLQTRLSLLEKMVNKFLGGKDLQQATSSPQSWSDNQNELETLRMQKDEWEGQRVSLEMAYSDLLKEKTSLEEDKQKLTERLERVQGQCPPVTEVSRNRDQQVSPRQGPSPAEIHGTGGRTSPVAERIRDGIRDGTADLSRWGADGMGYLELKSELTALPASRMIAENQSNVESLQNTKMGGSCGEITWVGEPRTYRKADNIAGKYGVWMRDPEPVSPFNQDTIWRINTVGADIRQVFEYENLDQLVKGYPTKVYVVPRSMESNGAVIYKGSLYYVRRKSRIIVKYDFKTETIAIQKELPDAGYHGQHPYSWGGYTDIDLAVDELGLWAIYSTDKTKGSIVISQLNPKTLEVKQSWETTIRKNSVANAFMACGTLYTVASYSSTSTTINFAYDTHTGVQKQINVPFKNQYGYGSMVDYNPKEKKIYGWDNYNMVSYDVRLSKM, from the exons ATGGGGTTTTTCACCCTTCATATTTTGGTGCCACTGGTATTTTGCCTGGCACAAGGGAGTTCTCAACTCAGAAGAGCCAATGACCGCCAAGGGCAATGTACATATACTTTCACAGTGCCCAGTCCTTCAGAAGGAAGCTGTACTGAACCTGGAGAAGCAATGACATCCATTAGGGAGCTTCAGCGTGAAAATGCAGCCCGTACCCAAGAGACAGCTGGCTTACAAACCAGGCTCAGCTTGTTGGAGAAGATGGTGAATAAATTCTTAGGAGGGAAAGACCTACAACAAGCCACTTCTTCACCTCAATCTTGGTCAGATAATCAGAATGAGCTGGAGACATTGAGAATGCAAAAGGATGAATGGGAAGGACAGAGGGTGAGTCTTGAGATGGCCTACTCTGACCTCTTGAAAGAAAAGACATCTTTGGAAGAAGATAAACAAAAACTAACTGAGAGACTAGAAAGAGTACAAGGACAATGTCCACCTGTTACTGAGGTATCAAGGAACAGGGACCAGCAGGTTTCACCAAGACAAG GACCGTCACCTGCTGAAATCCATGGAACTGGAGGTAGAACATCCCCTGTGGCAGAGAGGATAAGAGATGGAATAAGAGATGGAACTGCAGACT TGTCTCGATGGGGTGCAGATGGTATGGGCTACCTGGAGCTGAAATCAGAGCTTACAGCACTTCCAGCTTCAAGAATGATCGCCGAAAACCAATCGAATGTTGAGAGTTTGCAGAATACTAAAATGGGTG GAAGCTGTGGTGAAATTACCTGGGTTGGAGAGCCCAGAACTTACCGAAAGGCTGACAACATTGCTGGAAAATATGGAGTCTGGATGAGAGACCCAGAACCAGTTTCTCCATTTAATCAAGACACCATTTGGCGGATCAATACAGTGGGAGCAGATATACGCCAAGTTTTTGAGTATGAAAACCTTGACCAGTTAGTAAAAGGTTATCCAACCAAGGTCTATGTAGTACCTCGCTCCATGGAAAGCAATGGTGCAGTAATCTACAAAGGTTCCCTCTATTATGTACGACGAAAATCTAGAATAATTGTCAAGTATGATTTCAAGACAGAGACCATTGCAATTCAGAAGGAGCTTCCAGATGCTGGATATCATGGACAGCACCCTTACTCTTGGGGAGGCTATACAGATATTGATCTGGCTGTAGATGAATTGGGGCTGTGGGCGATCTATAGCACAGATAAAACTAAAGGATCTATAGTTATATCACAATTAAATCCCAAAACATTAGAGGTGAAGCAGAGCTGGGAAACCACAATTCGCAAAAACTCAGTGGCTAATGCATTTATGGCCTGTGGTACCCTGTACACAGTTGCAAGTTATTCTTCTACTAGCACCACAATCAATTTTGCTTATGACACTCATACTGGTGTTCAAAAGCAAATCAATGTCCCATTTAAGAATCAGTATGGCTATGGCAGTATGGTGGATTACAACcccaaagaaaagaaaatttatggaTGGGACAATTATAACATGGTCTCCTATGATGTGAGATTGTCTAAAATGTGA